In one window of Chryseobacterium viscerum DNA:
- a CDS encoding DUF4269 domain-containing protein, with amino-acid sequence MLDFTKIDYLKSGNERQKKAYEILTKYHVFEKMKDYSPILAGTVPIEIDIKGSDLDIIFEVDLKYEQDFLDDLIFSQLISHDAEVEYPIVNGEKCITLNFMLEGFPIEIFGQNKPTTQQNAYLHMVAEYKILQEKGEKFKQKIIELKKQGIKTEPAFGILLGLENPYEDLLKF; translated from the coding sequence ATGCTTGATTTTACAAAAATTGACTATCTGAAAAGCGGAAATGAAAGACAGAAAAAAGCCTACGAAATTCTGACAAAGTATCACGTTTTTGAGAAAATGAAAGACTATTCTCCCATTTTAGCAGGAACTGTTCCTATAGAAATTGACATCAAAGGAAGCGATCTGGATATTATTTTCGAAGTGGATTTAAAATATGAACAAGATTTTCTGGATGATTTAATATTTAGTCAGCTTATTTCTCACGATGCAGAAGTGGAGTATCCCATTGTAAATGGTGAGAAATGTATTACATTAAACTTTATGCTTGAAGGTTTCCCCATCGAGATTTTCGGACAGAATAAGCCTACAACACAGCAGAATGCATACCTTCATATGGTTGCCGAATACAAAATATTACAGGAAAAAGGAGAAAAATTTAAACAAAAAATAATAGAACTTAAAAAACAGGGGATAAAGACAGAACCCGCTTTCGGAATATTGCTGGGACTTGAAAATCCTTACGAAGATCTATTGAAATTTTAA
- a CDS encoding GSCFA domain-containing protein encodes MKFRTEVDIPASDKKIEVENKIFSIGSCFASEMTDLLHDGQLQTLNNPFGTIFNPFSINNAINRLHDSAFYEEEELITYNEEYISLDHHTSFDTRYIHQTLDKINGAIEAGNAFLQEADWIIITYGSSFIYEFLPKNKLVANCHKIPQKFFEKRLLSHQELTSSIYQTILDLKDICKEGVQILFTVSPVRHTKDGMVENQLSKSKLITAIHESISMFEDCHYLPVYEILMDDLRDYRFYKEDMIHPSTQAVNYIFEKFGNAYFSGDTQNFIKENFKIMKALEHKTSDKKDPKFIEFRDKLDQRIEIQRKKVKHKIF; translated from the coding sequence ATGAAATTCAGAACAGAAGTTGATATTCCTGCCTCAGATAAGAAGATTGAAGTTGAAAATAAAATATTTTCAATAGGTTCATGTTTTGCCTCTGAAATGACAGATTTACTTCATGATGGACAACTTCAGACCCTTAACAACCCCTTTGGGACAATATTTAACCCTTTTTCAATCAATAACGCAATTAATAGATTACATGATTCTGCGTTTTACGAAGAAGAAGAGCTGATTACCTATAATGAAGAATATATTTCTCTGGATCATCACACCAGTTTTGATACCCGGTATATTCATCAGACCCTTGATAAAATAAATGGAGCTATTGAAGCCGGAAATGCCTTTCTTCAGGAAGCTGACTGGATCATTATCACTTATGGATCTTCATTTATCTATGAGTTTCTTCCCAAGAACAAACTGGTGGCCAACTGTCACAAAATTCCACAAAAGTTTTTTGAAAAAAGGCTGCTTTCTCATCAGGAGCTGACAAGCTCAATTTATCAGACGATTCTTGATCTCAAAGATATTTGTAAAGAAGGAGTACAAATCCTTTTTACCGTTTCACCCGTAAGACACACTAAAGATGGAATGGTAGAAAACCAGTTAAGTAAATCTAAATTAATTACAGCTATCCATGAGTCTATTTCAATGTTTGAAGACTGTCATTACCTGCCAGTCTATGAGATTTTGATGGACGACCTCCGGGATTACCGTTTTTATAAAGAAGACATGATTCATCCCAGCACACAGGCGGTTAATTATATTTTTGAAAAATTTGGAAATGCCTATTTTTCAGGTGATACCCAGAATTTTATTAAAGAAAACTTCAAGATTATGAAGGCTCTGGAGCACAAAACGAGTGATAAGAAAGATCCAAAGTTTATAGAATTCAGGGATAAATTAGATCAAAGAATTGAAATCCAGCGTAAAAAAGTAAAACATAAAATATTTTAA
- a CDS encoding polyprenyl synthetase family protein — translation MEFLDRYQQIVADAITKYTFKDKPSELYDPMNYIISHGGKRLRPIMVLMACEMFGGDLKQAIKPALAIEFFHNFTLIHDDIMDEAPLRRNKPTIHTLHGLNVGILSGDGLMLKAYKFFEDLEPEIFKACIRIFTHTGLLLCEGQQYDINFETQKDVTFDDYIRMITYKTGVLSASSFEIGALIARADFKDAKAIFNFGKHIGIAFQIMDDYLDVFGDQAQFGKKHAGDIYENKKTVLYLLAREHATDEERKELDYWYSKKTENVDKVYGVEKIFRRTKVDEKALRLIEKHNEIGQSYLQKIDVPEEKKKPFIELANYLLRRES, via the coding sequence ATGGAATTTTTAGACAGATACCAGCAGATTGTTGCGGACGCCATCACAAAATATACTTTTAAAGATAAACCTTCGGAGCTGTATGACCCGATGAATTATATTATTTCCCATGGCGGGAAGCGTCTTCGTCCTATTATGGTGCTGATGGCTTGTGAGATGTTCGGCGGAGATCTTAAGCAGGCAATTAAGCCGGCTTTGGCTATCGAGTTTTTCCATAATTTCACGCTGATCCATGATGACATTATGGATGAAGCTCCTTTAAGAAGAAACAAGCCTACCATTCATACTTTACATGGTCTTAATGTAGGAATTCTTTCCGGAGACGGGCTGATGCTTAAAGCCTATAAATTTTTTGAGGACCTTGAGCCTGAAATCTTTAAAGCATGTATCAGAATATTTACCCACACCGGGCTTCTGCTATGTGAAGGGCAGCAGTATGATATCAACTTTGAAACACAGAAAGACGTTACTTTTGATGACTACATCAGAATGATTACTTATAAAACAGGAGTTTTGAGTGCTTCTTCATTTGAAATTGGAGCTTTAATTGCAAGAGCAGATTTTAAAGATGCCAAAGCTATTTTCAATTTCGGAAAACATATCGGAATCGCATTCCAGATTATGGATGATTATCTTGATGTATTCGGAGATCAGGCACAGTTTGGGAAAAAACATGCCGGAGATATTTACGAAAACAAGAAAACCGTTCTGTATTTGTTAGCAAGAGAACATGCTACCGATGAAGAAAGAAAAGAACTGGATTACTGGTATTCTAAAAAGACGGAAAACGTTGATAAAGTTTATGGCGTAGAAAAGATATTCAGAAGAACAAAAGTAGACGAAAAAGCTTTACGTCTGATTGAAAAACATAATGAAATCGGACAAAGTTATCTTCAGAAAATAGATGTTCCTGAAGAAAAGAAAAAACCTTTTATAGAACTGGCAAATTATTTGTTGAGAAGAGAAAGTTAA
- a CDS encoding inorganic phosphate transporter has translation MEFPILLVVIIALALIFDYINGFHDAANSIATIVSTKVLTPFQAVLWAALWNFAAFFIAAYIIGEFKIGNTIAKTVNENFITLEVIFSGLVAAIAWNLLTWWFGIPSSSSHTLIGGFLGAALMHAFMMDYHDVAAAQPELGIWGTIKEAFSQVTHQGVVKFDKVIPIFLFIFMAPIIGMIISIIITLIIVHLYKKSNPHKADKSFKRLQLASSALFSLGHGLNDAQKVMGIIGAAVIYYHVNMLQDAQYLNIPSAGRFDYFAQHYIWVPLVSFIAIALGTMSGGWKIIKTMGTKITKVTSLEGVSAETAGAITLFITDHFGIPVSTTHTITGSIIGVGLTKRISAVRWGITVSLLWAWVLTIPISAIVAGITYLVVTFLF, from the coding sequence ATGGAATTTCCGATTTTACTTGTAGTTATTATTGCGTTGGCCCTGATCTTCGATTATATCAATGGTTTTCATGATGCAGCCAACTCAATTGCGACTATTGTTTCTACAAAAGTTTTAACTCCATTCCAGGCTGTACTTTGGGCAGCGCTTTGGAACTTTGCAGCCTTCTTTATTGCTGCTTATATTATTGGAGAATTCAAAATTGGTAATACAATTGCCAAAACAGTTAACGAGAATTTTATCACCTTAGAAGTTATATTTTCCGGTCTTGTGGCAGCTATTGCCTGGAACCTGCTTACGTGGTGGTTCGGAATTCCTTCGTCATCATCACATACGCTGATCGGAGGTTTCCTTGGAGCGGCTCTTATGCATGCTTTCATGATGGATTATCATGATGTGGCAGCAGCACAGCCGGAACTTGGAATTTGGGGCACTATTAAAGAAGCTTTCAGCCAGGTAACTCATCAGGGTGTGGTAAAGTTTGATAAAGTTATTCCTATCTTCCTGTTCATTTTCATGGCACCAATCATAGGGATGATTATCTCCATCATTATCACATTGATTATTGTACACCTTTATAAAAAATCAAATCCACACAAAGCAGACAAATCTTTCAAAAGATTACAGTTGGCTTCATCAGCTCTGTTCAGCTTAGGACATGGTTTGAATGATGCTCAGAAAGTAATGGGAATCATTGGAGCGGCGGTAATTTATTATCACGTCAATATGCTTCAGGATGCACAGTATTTGAATATTCCTTCTGCGGGACGTTTTGATTATTTTGCACAGCATTATATCTGGGTACCTTTAGTATCATTTATTGCCATTGCTTTAGGGACAATGAGTGGGGGTTGGAAGATCATCAAAACAATGGGAACGAAGATTACGAAAGTAACTTCATTAGAAGGAGTAAGTGCAGAAACTGCGGGTGCTATTACCTTATTTATTACAGATCACTTCGGGATTCCTGTATCTACTACACATACGATTACAGGTTCTATCATCGGGGTAGGATTAACGAAAAGAATTTCAGCAGTAAGATGGGGAATCACGGTAAGCTTACTTTGGGCTTGGGTTCTAACCATTCCAATCTCTGCAATAGTAGCAGGAATTACCTATCTTGTGGTAACCTTCCTTTTCTAA
- a CDS encoding DUF47 domain-containing protein yields MGIGNIFHAFQPKDKIFFVLFEKVTENLVAMSEDFNTGIKDFDLNDDSMLKKMSDFEHKNDELTHEIFVELGKNFITPFDREDIHTLATGLDDIADYIYASTKYIFLYKSPEMKAYSDFSLLIHKACLEIQNAMKNLKGFKNMEQVKEACIKVNSIENIADDLLSNSMVDLFETNDAINIIKVSSVLNYLEIVTDKAEDVANTIENIMIKYA; encoded by the coding sequence ATGGGAATTGGTAATATTTTCCACGCTTTTCAACCAAAAGATAAAATCTTCTTTGTACTTTTCGAAAAGGTAACTGAAAATCTAGTTGCAATGTCAGAAGATTTCAACACAGGAATCAAGGATTTCGATCTTAATGATGATTCTATGCTGAAGAAAATGAGTGACTTCGAACACAAGAATGATGAACTTACTCACGAAATTTTCGTAGAATTAGGGAAAAACTTCATTACACCTTTTGACCGTGAGGATATCCACACATTGGCAACAGGATTGGATGATATCGCTGATTATATCTACGCTTCCACAAAATATATTTTCCTTTACAAATCACCTGAGATGAAGGCTTATTCAGACTTCTCTTTATTGATCCATAAAGCATGTCTTGAAATTCAGAATGCAATGAAAAACCTTAAAGGGTTCAAAAACATGGAACAGGTGAAAGAAGCTTGTATTAAGGTGAACTCTATTGAGAATATTGCTGACGATTTGCTTTCCAATTCAATGGTAGACTTATTTGAAACTAATGATGCAATCAACATTATTAAAGTTTCATCTGTATTGAACTACCTTGAAATTGTAACGGATAAAGCAGAAGATGTTGCCAATACAATTGAGAACATCATGATTAAATACGCCTAA
- a CDS encoding DEAD/DEAH box helicase, producing MNLFTETNLSPDILKAIGELGYESPTEIQKQTIPFILSDIRDLIALAQTGTGKTAAFSLPILDMIDDTSRKIQLLVLCPTRELCLQISKDIKNYSKYMKDIKTTAVYGGSSIVDQMRSLKDKPQIIVGTPGRVIDLINRKALDFSAIHWLVLDEADEMLSMGFKDELETILSETPETKQTFLFSATMNKEVERISKNYLTKPHRISVGSINEVKKNITHEYYVVGYRQKKEALKRLIDANPNQYSIIFCRTRMETQEVADFLMQNGYAADALHGDLSQAQRDTVMKKFRLKNIDILVATDVAARGLDVNSLTHVIHFSLPDDPEVFVHRSGRTGRAGKDGISMALIKPEESRKLKQIKSATKIEINEKFIPTGDDIIKAQVGGVFEKLLTEHEDLFEFDDSLIPDLSKFTKEELVHQLLQFQLKDLALYYKDKHDLVEQKLSSRDDDYSRRDRGRDRDRDRGRDRENRDSRDRDRGRDRDRGGKPRRRDESMVRFFFNLGKKDHLKKLDVLDIINKATADGKSKKRAEIGDIEILEKFSFFEVEKSFKDNVLSNIQSMKFKGKDMRAEVAN from the coding sequence ATGAATTTATTTACGGAAACCAATTTAAGTCCTGATATCCTTAAGGCAATTGGCGAACTGGGCTACGAAAGCCCAACAGAAATCCAAAAACAGACTATCCCTTTTATTCTTTCAGATATTCGCGACTTGATCGCACTTGCGCAAACAGGGACAGGCAAGACAGCAGCGTTTTCGCTTCCGATTTTGGATATGATTGACGATACGAGTCGCAAAATCCAATTATTGGTGCTTTGTCCGACACGGGAATTATGTCTTCAGATTTCGAAGGACATAAAGAATTACTCTAAGTACATGAAAGACATCAAAACTACAGCAGTTTATGGTGGAAGTAGTATTGTAGATCAGATGAGATCTTTGAAGGATAAACCACAGATTATTGTGGGAACTCCGGGAAGAGTAATTGATCTTATCAACAGAAAAGCACTTGACTTTTCTGCTATTCATTGGTTGGTATTAGATGAAGCCGATGAAATGCTTTCTATGGGATTCAAAGACGAATTGGAAACCATTCTAAGCGAAACTCCGGAAACTAAACAAACTTTCTTATTCTCGGCAACGATGAATAAAGAGGTAGAAAGAATTTCCAAAAATTACCTTACAAAACCACACCGTATTTCAGTAGGTTCTATCAACGAAGTGAAGAAGAACATTACTCACGAATACTATGTAGTAGGGTACCGTCAGAAAAAAGAAGCGTTGAAGAGATTGATCGATGCTAACCCTAATCAGTACTCCATTATCTTCTGTAGAACGAGAATGGAAACACAGGAGGTAGCAGATTTCCTGATGCAGAACGGGTATGCAGCAGATGCTCTTCATGGTGACCTTTCTCAGGCACAGAGAGATACGGTAATGAAGAAATTCAGATTGAAAAACATTGATATTCTTGTGGCAACGGACGTTGCAGCAAGAGGATTGGATGTAAACTCTCTTACTCACGTTATTCACTTCTCTTTACCAGATGATCCTGAAGTATTCGTTCACAGAAGCGGAAGAACAGGTAGAGCTGGAAAAGACGGTATTTCTATGGCTTTGATAAAGCCTGAAGAAAGCAGAAAACTGAAACAGATCAAATCTGCAACAAAAATTGAAATCAACGAAAAATTCATTCCTACTGGTGATGATATTATCAAAGCTCAGGTAGGAGGTGTATTCGAAAAATTATTGACGGAGCACGAGGATCTTTTCGAATTTGATGACAGCCTAATTCCGGATCTAAGCAAATTTACAAAAGAAGAATTGGTGCACCAGCTGCTACAATTCCAATTGAAGGATCTTGCTTTATATTACAAAGACAAACACGATCTTGTTGAGCAGAAATTGAGCAGCAGAGATGATGATTACTCAAGAAGAGACCGTGGACGTGATAGAGACCGAGATAGAGGCCGTGATAGAGAAAACAGAGACAGCAGAGACAGAGATCGCGGAAGAGACAGAGATCGTGGTGGAAAACCAAGAAGAAGAGATGAGAGTATGGTAAGATTCTTCTTTAATCTTGGGAAAAAAGACCACTTGAAGAAGCTTGATGTTCTGGATATTATCAATAAGGCTACTGCTGATGGAAAATCCAAGAAAAGAGCTGAAATCGGGGATATTGAAATCCTGGAAAAATTCTCTTTCTTTGAGGTTGAAAAATCGTTTAAAGACAATGTCTTGAGCAATATTCAATCAATGAAGTTCAAAGGAAAAGATATGAGAGCTGAAGTTGCAAACTAA
- a CDS encoding TolC family protein, translated as MERKFFFLIFLCIALEIFSQTPNYPAAWTLENCIEYAKENNISINSLRLSKNAAQQDLLQAKDAKYPNLSGTVSQGLFALNGSDGLHLTGAQSQNIGANSSMTLYHADYIKNNEISKNILVQMADLSVQESQNNITLNITQAYLNILMNQENIISLENVLKTTQTQLKQGDQLYKAGSLSKLNYLQIQSQVAQDQYNLTSAQNNLRTNTVNLKQILQLPSHYDFQIVKPDSIIVEDQLKPLEDIQNIAQNQRPEVKYSELNVENSNTNLKIAKASVQPTLSLVGNISTNYSNGNGNYFNQLGNNFYMPIGLSLGIPIYNNRIYKTQIEKSKIAIEQANLDLQNTKTILNQQVEQSYINLQNALSQYDSALKQMDISKQSYDIVNAQMKLGSIDYVQLQQQRLLYIQSVQNYLQAKYTAVLNKQIYEFYAGNPINLK; from the coding sequence ATGGAACGTAAATTTTTCTTTTTGATATTCTTATGCATAGCCTTGGAAATATTTTCCCAAACGCCCAATTATCCGGCTGCCTGGACGCTGGAAAATTGTATTGAATACGCAAAGGAGAATAATATTTCTATTAATTCTCTAAGGCTTTCAAAAAATGCTGCACAACAGGATCTCCTTCAGGCAAAAGATGCAAAATACCCCAACTTAAGCGGAACTGTTTCACAAGGATTATTTGCCCTCAACGGAAGTGACGGACTTCATCTCACAGGTGCACAATCTCAAAATATCGGAGCCAACTCTTCTATGACCCTGTACCATGCCGATTACATAAAAAACAATGAAATATCTAAAAATATATTGGTACAAATGGCTGATCTTTCCGTACAGGAATCACAAAATAATATCACCCTGAATATTACTCAGGCATATCTGAATATTCTGATGAATCAGGAAAATATCATCTCTCTTGAAAATGTACTGAAAACAACCCAAACTCAATTAAAACAAGGAGATCAGCTCTATAAAGCAGGAAGTCTTTCAAAGTTAAATTATCTTCAGATCCAGTCACAGGTTGCCCAGGATCAATACAACCTCACGTCTGCTCAAAATAATCTGCGGACCAACACGGTTAATTTAAAACAAATTCTTCAGCTTCCTTCTCATTACGATTTTCAGATTGTAAAACCCGACAGCATTATTGTAGAGGATCAGTTGAAACCATTAGAGGATATTCAAAATATAGCACAAAACCAACGCCCCGAAGTAAAATATAGTGAACTGAACGTAGAAAATTCCAATACGAACCTTAAAATAGCTAAAGCATCTGTTCAACCCACACTGAGCCTGGTAGGAAATATCTCTACCAATTACTCAAACGGTAATGGAAATTACTTTAATCAACTCGGAAACAATTTTTATATGCCTATCGGATTAAGTCTGGGAATTCCGATTTACAATAACAGAATCTATAAAACACAGATTGAGAAATCAAAAATCGCCATTGAACAAGCCAATCTTGATTTACAAAATACCAAAACCATTCTCAATCAACAGGTGGAACAGTCGTACATCAACCTTCAGAATGCTTTATCCCAATATGATTCGGCTTTAAAACAGATGGATATCAGCAAACAGAGCTATGATATTGTAAATGCCCAAATGAAACTTGGCAGTATTGATTATGTGCAGCTTCAGCAACAGAGACTGCTTTATATACAATCTGTTCAGAATTATCTGCAGGCCAAATACACTGCAGTTCTCAATAAACAGATCTACGAATTTTACGCAGGTAACCCTATAAATTTAAAGTAA
- a CDS encoding efflux RND transporter periplasmic adaptor subunit, whose product MKTKNKKWLYWVVGSIIAIGAVWFFFIREKEIKIQLETVKPEMGEISNSITATGTIQPVDTVAVGTQVSGIIKNIYVDFNSTVKKGQLLATLDPDLLQFQSQQIKANLQNAKSNLAYNEINISRQSQLYKVGAISKADYDNATNQYNAAKAQVGSVTAQLSTANKNLSLTNIYSPIDGTILNRNVSEGQTVASSFSTPTLFSIAKDLTKMRVRASVDEADIGNVKVGQKATFTVDAFPDETFDGQVSEVRLHPTVSSNVVNYTTIINADNSGLKLKPGMTANITIYTQVVENVMKIPAAATSFRPDSLVIKKYKINSPFANGKKHEKGQWKQQNKGAEKKNEAAVWIIEKDSTISRKKIKTGMDNDTEIQVVSGLNKNENIITGYKVLSKKSSGGQAKSPFMPQRRGGGNNRNSGGGGGPR is encoded by the coding sequence ATGAAAACAAAGAATAAAAAATGGTTGTACTGGGTTGTGGGCAGCATCATTGCTATAGGTGCAGTCTGGTTTTTCTTCATCAGAGAGAAAGAAATAAAAATACAGCTGGAAACTGTAAAACCTGAAATGGGAGAGATTTCAAACTCTATTACCGCTACGGGAACTATTCAACCTGTGGATACTGTTGCTGTAGGTACTCAGGTGTCCGGAATCATTAAAAATATTTACGTTGACTTTAATTCTACAGTGAAAAAAGGGCAGCTTCTGGCAACTTTAGATCCGGATCTGCTTCAGTTTCAGTCACAGCAGATCAAGGCCAATCTTCAAAATGCAAAAAGTAATCTTGCTTATAACGAAATCAATATCAGCAGACAGTCACAATTATACAAAGTTGGAGCTATCAGCAAAGCGGATTATGATAATGCCACCAATCAATACAATGCTGCAAAAGCACAGGTAGGTTCTGTAACCGCCCAGCTTTCTACGGCCAACAAAAACCTGTCTCTTACGAATATATATTCTCCAATAGATGGAACCATTCTTAACAGGAACGTAAGTGAGGGGCAAACCGTAGCTTCAAGTTTCAGTACTCCCACCCTTTTCAGTATTGCTAAGGATCTTACTAAAATGAGGGTGCGTGCTTCTGTGGATGAGGCTGATATTGGAAATGTAAAAGTAGGCCAGAAAGCAACGTTTACAGTGGATGCTTTTCCAGATGAGACATTTGACGGTCAGGTCTCCGAAGTCCGCCTCCATCCTACCGTTTCATCAAATGTGGTCAATTATACTACCATCATCAACGCAGATAATTCAGGTTTAAAACTGAAGCCGGGTATGACGGCAAATATTACAATTTACACACAGGTTGTTGAGAATGTTATGAAAATTCCGGCAGCGGCAACCAGCTTCAGACCAGATAGTTTGGTTATCAAAAAATATAAAATAAATTCTCCATTTGCTAACGGTAAAAAACATGAAAAAGGCCAATGGAAACAACAGAACAAAGGAGCTGAAAAGAAAAATGAAGCCGCCGTCTGGATCATTGAAAAGGACAGCACCATTTCCCGTAAAAAGATAAAAACCGGAATGGATAATGACACTGAAATACAGGTTGTCTCAGGATTAAATAAAAATGAAAATATCATCACCGGTTATAAAGTTTTGTCAAAAAAATCTTCTGGCGGACAGGCTAAAAGCCCATTCATGCCTCAAAGAAGAGGTGGTGGAAATAACAGAAACAGTGGCGGTGGCGGCGGACCAAGATAA
- a CDS encoding ABC transporter ATP-binding protein, with product MTEKILEITNLKREFRMGEEVVHALKGVTFTVERGEFVTIMGSSGSGKSTLLNIIGCLDKPSDGDYILDGVNIKNLDRDELAVLRNQKIGFVFQSYNLLPRTTAKENVELPLLYNSKISTEERHKRALQALAAVKLESRVDHLPNQMSGGQQQRVAIARALVNEPVMILADEATGNLDTRTSYEIMALMQDLHKQGRTIVFVTHEPDIATFSSRTVTLRDGKVIKDVKNDNIKSAREALDNLPVNDDYK from the coding sequence ATGACAGAAAAAATTCTGGAGATCACGAATCTGAAAAGAGAATTCAGAATGGGCGAAGAAGTTGTTCATGCACTGAAAGGCGTCACATTTACGGTGGAAAGAGGTGAGTTTGTAACCATTATGGGAAGCAGCGGCTCTGGAAAATCTACCCTGCTTAATATTATTGGCTGTCTGGATAAACCATCGGATGGAGACTATATCCTGGATGGTGTTAATATTAAAAACCTTGACCGTGATGAACTTGCAGTTCTGAGAAATCAAAAAATCGGTTTTGTATTTCAGTCTTACAACCTTCTTCCCAGAACCACAGCAAAAGAAAATGTAGAACTTCCGCTTCTTTATAACTCAAAAATTTCTACAGAAGAGCGTCACAAAAGAGCTCTACAAGCTCTGGCAGCAGTAAAACTTGAAAGCAGAGTTGATCATCTTCCCAACCAGATGTCCGGAGGGCAGCAGCAAAGAGTTGCTATTGCACGGGCTTTAGTGAATGAACCTGTAATGATTCTGGCGGATGAAGCCACCGGAAATCTGGATACCAGAACTTCGTATGAAATTATGGCACTTATGCAGGATCTGCACAAACAGGGCCGAACCATCGTCTTTGTGACCCATGAACCTGATATTGCCACGTTCAGCAGCAGAACAGTAACCCTCCGGGATGGAAAAGTAATTAAAGATGTAAAGAATGATAATATAAAATCTGCCAGAGAGGCCCTTGATAACCTTCCGGTAAATGATGATTACAAATAG
- a CDS encoding ABC transporter permease — protein sequence MNLSNLFRIAWKALLRNKLRAFLTMLGIIIGVASVIAMTAIGEGSKKSISDQLSSMGSNMITIRPSSNVNVSGGARIGASGLQTLRPQDADAISKGAPDVSYVSPAVQTNGQSINGPNNWPTQLQGVNEEYFNIRDWSIADGNLFTRKDVTSSNKVCLLGQTVYNSLFPNGENPVGAVIRFNKVPMKVIGILAPKGSNAFGQDQDDVIIAPFNTVQRRFLGITYVQTIYAASSNENTSQQATDQVSEILRKQHKLPSDGSNDDFSVRTQAELISTMSSTSQLLTVLLSAIAGISLIVGGIGIMNIMYVSVTERTKEIGLRMSIGARGKDILYQFLIEAVLISITGGILGVLLGILSSELVTFFLLWPTFITESSIIISFIVCAVTGVFFGYYPALKASKLDPIEALRYE from the coding sequence ATGAATCTCTCAAACCTCTTCAGAATTGCCTGGAAAGCCCTTTTACGGAATAAGCTTCGTGCATTTTTAACCATGCTCGGTATTATTATCGGTGTGGCTTCAGTGATTGCAATGACTGCTATTGGAGAAGGTTCAAAAAAAAGCATCAGCGATCAGCTTTCTTCAATGGGATCCAATATGATTACCATACGTCCTTCCAGCAACGTGAATGTTTCCGGAGGAGCCAGAATAGGAGCTTCGGGGTTACAGACTTTGAGACCGCAGGATGCTGATGCTATTTCAAAGGGAGCGCCTGATGTTTCTTATGTTTCTCCTGCTGTGCAGACCAACGGACAGTCTATCAACGGTCCTAACAACTGGCCTACCCAGCTGCAGGGTGTAAATGAAGAATATTTCAATATCAGAGACTGGAGCATTGCAGATGGCAACCTTTTCACCAGAAAAGATGTGACCTCATCCAATAAGGTCTGCCTTTTAGGACAAACGGTTTACAACAGCTTATTTCCTAACGGTGAGAACCCTGTAGGAGCCGTTATCAGGTTCAATAAAGTTCCCATGAAAGTTATCGGAATACTGGCTCCCAAAGGTTCCAATGCGTTCGGGCAGGATCAGGATGATGTTATTATTGCTCCTTTCAATACTGTTCAGAGAAGATTTTTAGGAATCACTTATGTTCAGACAATTTACGCAGCTTCTTCAAACGAGAATACTTCACAACAAGCTACGGACCAGGTTTCAGAGATTTTAAGAAAACAGCATAAACTACCTTCTGACGGAAGCAATGATGATTTCAGCGTAAGAACTCAGGCTGAACTTATTTCTACCATGAGTTCTACCAGCCAGCTCTTAACGGTACTTTTATCAGCCATTGCCGGCATTTCTCTTATTGTAGGAGGAATCGGAATCATGAATATCATGTACGTATCAGTTACGGAACGAACCAAAGAAATAGGACTGAGAATGTCTATCGGTGCCAGAGGAAAGGATATCCTGTATCAGTTTCTTATTGAGGCTGTACTTATCAGCATCACCGGCGGAATTCTTGGGGTACTTTTAGGCATTCTGTCTTCGGAACTGGTTACTTTTTTCCTTTTGTGGCCTACTTTCATTACGGAATCCTCCATTATCATTTCCTTTATCGTGTGTGCTGTGACCGGAGTATTTTTCGGATATTATCCTGCATTGAAAGCTTCAAAACTTGATCCTATTGAGGCATTAAGATATGAATAG